One window of the Trifolium pratense cultivar HEN17-A07 linkage group LG2, ARS_RC_1.1, whole genome shotgun sequence genome contains the following:
- the LOC123904942 gene encoding uncharacterized protein LOC123904942 yields the protein MKQAVTPKHDKSFVQDLQNSCEVLVSQMPVLAIRGETLNIQITQSEYERVVEDCKRNLHGGLVLNKGDKFVTARDLKAKLSMVWKTRNLWHMVSLGRGFYEFQFTSYEDMRLAWSIGSMNLKLEILRLSKWTNDFNSVIGTPLLLDESTKTKAFGHYACILVDINLSRRRFDEIVVEREGYAFKLGVVYECLPTFCPHYTTIGHDLTSCRWIHPTKETAKAEVMQPMVPKKPQPQYVVKNKHDTSGDLENSVVVDTLQLAQEQAKLQLEQHTPVPEQSVEDNIDNIITVEGNADRVIKSSTSFTWNWKTLEMKLLMENTREEYQTQAYRANSDNEEEFTILVELVQEGVPETQLELEVTSQSTASKSTETIPGTSVDNVFRDTQGRALPLVTQMDMQVIRQAWADTAE from the exons ATGAAACAAGCTGTGACGCCTAAACATGACAAATCCTTTgtgcaggatctacaaaactcGTGTGAGGTCCTTGTGAGTCAGATGCCTGTTTTAGCAATCAGGGGAGAGACATTGAACATACAAATAACGCAATCTGAGTATGAAAGAGTGGTTGAAGATTGCAAGAGAAACCTTCATGGTGGACTAGTTCTCAATAAAGGCGACAAATTTGTGACGGCCAGAGACTTGAAAGCAAAACTGTCTATGGTTTGGAAAACTAGAAATTTGTGGCATATGGTGTCTCTCGGAAGGGGATTTTATGAATTTCAGTTTACCTCTTATGAGGACATGCGATTAGCATGGTCTATAGGATCCATGAATCTCAAACTGGAGATTTTACGTTTGTCAAAGTGGACCAATGATTTTAATTC CGTTATTGGAACTCCACTCTTGCTGGATGAGTCTACCAAAACTAAGGCTTTTGGCCATTACGCGTGTATTTTGGTGGATATCAATCTCTCTCGCCGAAGGTTTGATGAAATTGTGGTCGAAAGAGAGGGATATGCTTTTAAATTGGGGGTTGTTTATGAATGTCTTCCTACGTTTTGTCCACACTACACGACTATTGGACACGATTTAACCTCATGTAGGTGGATTCATCCGACCAAAGAGACGGCGAAGGCTGAAGTCATGCAGCCCATGGTACCGAAGAAACCGCAACCACAATATGTTGTAAAAAACAAGCATGATACGTCTGGCGACTTGGAAAACTCGGTTGTAGTTGATACTTTGCAGCTCGCgcaagaacaagctaagctaCAACTTGAACAACATACACCGGTGCCGGAACAATCTGTAGAAGATAATATAGATAATATCATTACCGTGGAGGGAAATGCCGATCGAGTTATTAAGTCCTCTACCTCCTTCACATGGAATTGGAAAACGTTAGAGATGAAATTGCTCATG GAGAACACAAGGGAGGAATATCAGACGCAGGCATACCGAGCTAACAGTGACAACGAGGAGGAATTCACTATCTTGGTTGAACTTGTGCAAGAAGGCGTTCCTGAGACTCAGTTGGAGTTGGAGGTAACTAGTCAGTCCACTGCTAGTAAAAGCACTGAGACCATCCCTGGAACTAGCGTGGACAATGTCTTTCGGGACACACAAGGTCGTGCACTTCCTTTGGTCACACAAATGGATATGCAAGTTATAAGACAAGCTTGGGCAGACACTGCGGAATAA